The DNA window TCGGAGTTGAACTTCCTCGCCTGAAAGAAATAGCCAAACAATATGATCAGAATCATGATCTGGCGCAGACTCTCTGGAAAGAGAACGTTCGTGAATCGAAGATTCTTGCCGGAATGTTACAGCCTATTGATACTTTCTTTCCTGAGATAGCAGATATCTGGGTAGAGGATATTCACAATTCTGAGATTGCCGAACTGACTTGTATGAGCTTGTTTCAGTATTTGCCTTATGCTCCGGCTAAATCTTTCCAATGGATGGCCGATGAAAGGGAATATGTGCAGGCATGTGGTTTTCTTCTTGTGGCACGTTTAGTTGGTAAAGGTGGTGAGATGAATGATAGGGCAGAAGAAGAGTTTTTCGATCAGGCTTTTGCTGCTTTATTCTCTTCGGCTTATTTTTCAAGAAAATCAGCAACGTTGGCATTGGTTAAGTATGGTCAACAAAGTAAGGCGCATGCTGAAAAAGTTTTGCAACTGCTTGCTAAAGAAGAAAATCCGAAAGATGAAAATGTGAAATTACTTCTCGAAAATATAAAGTTGGAGATAGAATATTTGCTTTAATCTTTTCTCTTTCCGCAAAAAAGGCTAACTTTGTTCGCGGTAAAAATTGCCCCATCATGGATAAACAAAACGTGAAAGAAACAGTAAAACAGATATTCACTGAATATCTTAATGCAAACGAACATCGGAAAACTCCCGAACGTTATGCAATTCTCGACACAATATATTCCATCGAGGGGCATTTTGGTATTGACATGCTGTATAGCAAAATGATGAATCAGGAAAACTTCCGCGTCAGTCGTGCCACTCTTTATAATACCATTATACTTCTGATTGATGCGAAACTGATTATTAAGCATCAATTTGGAAATTCTTCCCAGTACGAAAAATCATTTAATATTGAAACGCATCACCATCTTATCTGTACGGAATGTGGTAAGGTGTCCGAGTTTCAGAATGATACGCTCAAAAATGCAATTGCAAATACAAAGCTAACCAAGTTTCAAATGTCACATTATTCTTTATATATATATGGCATTTGCAGTAGGTGTGCCTGGGCGAAGAAGAGAAAAAAGCAAATAAATAATAAACTATAGAATAAATAAAATGAAAGTAGACGTTTTATTAGGATTGCAGTGGGGTGATGAAGGTAAAGGTAAGGTTGTTGATGTATTAACACCTAACTATGACGTGGTAGCTCGTTTTCAGGGCGGACCAAATGCTGGTCACACACTCGAATTCGAAGGACAGAAATATGTGCTTCGTTCTATTCCTTCCGGTATTTTTCAGGGAGATAAAGTAAATATCATTGGTAATGGTGTTGTATTAGATCCAGCTTTGTTTAAGGCTGAGGCTGAATCTTTGGAAGCTTCCGGTCATAACCTGAAAGAAAGACTTCACATTTCTAAAAAGGCACATCTTATTCTCCCTACTCACCGTATTCTGGATGCAGCCTATGAAGCAGCAAAAGGTGATGCTAAGGTAGGAACTACAGGTAAAGGTATCGGCCCTACTTATACTGATAAAATTAGTCGTAACGGTGTTCGTGTAGGTGATATACTTCATAATTTCGATACAATTTATTCTCAGGCTAAAGCTCGCCACGAAGCGATTCTTAAGAGCCTTAACTTTGAATACGATTTAACTCAGCTTGAAAAAGAATGGTTTGAAGGTATTGAATATCTGAAGCAATTCCATTTTGTTGATAGCGAACACGAGATAAATAATTTGCTTCGCGACGGAAAGAGTGTTCTTTGCGAAGGAGCACAGGGAACTATGCTTGATATTGACTTTGGTTCTTATCCTTTCGTTACTTCATCTAATACTGTTTGTGCAGGAGCTTGCACAGGTCTAGGTGTTGCGCCGAATAGAATAGGAGAGGTTTTCGGTATTTTCAAAGCATACTGCACACGTGTAGGTAGCGGTCCTTTCCCAACTGAATTGTTTGACGAAACAGGCGAAACTATTTGCCAGATTGGTCACGAATATGGTGCTGTAACTGGTCGTAAACGTCGTTGCGGATGGATTGACCTGGTTGCCTTGAAGTATTCTGTAATGATTAACGGCGTTACTAAGCTGATAATGATGAAGAGCGATGTACTCGATACTTTTGAAACTATTAAGGCTTGTGTGGCATATAAAGTGGATGGTGAGGAAATTGATTACTTCCCATATGATATTAACGAGAATGTAGAACCTGTATATGTTGAACTTCCTGCATGGCAGGTTGATATGACTAAGATGCAGAGCGAAGATGAATTCCCTGAAGAATTCAATGCTTATGTTTCATTCCTGGAAGAACAACTGGAAGTGCCTATTAAGATTGTATCTGTAGGACCGGACAGAGACCAGACTATTATTAGATATACTGAAGAATAGGACTAGATTCTCTTATAAAATAAGAAAGGCTGAAAACGATATTATATTGTTCTCAGCCTTTTTCTTTTTTA is part of the uncultured Bacteroides sp. genome and encodes:
- a CDS encoding DNA alkylation repair protein; the encoded protein is MDTKEIIKEIKTQLRLSMNGVASQSMREKGLAYKINFGVELPRLKEIAKQYDQNHDLAQTLWKENVRESKILAGMLQPIDTFFPEIADIWVEDIHNSEIAELTCMSLFQYLPYAPAKSFQWMADEREYVQACGFLLVARLVGKGGEMNDRAEEEFFDQAFAALFSSAYFSRKSATLALVKYGQQSKAHAEKVLQLLAKEENPKDENVKLLLENIKLEIEYLL
- a CDS encoding transcriptional repressor, yielding MDKQNVKETVKQIFTEYLNANEHRKTPERYAILDTIYSIEGHFGIDMLYSKMMNQENFRVSRATLYNTIILLIDAKLIIKHQFGNSSQYEKSFNIETHHHLICTECGKVSEFQNDTLKNAIANTKLTKFQMSHYSLYIYGICSRCAWAKKRKKQINNKL
- a CDS encoding adenylosuccinate synthase: MKVDVLLGLQWGDEGKGKVVDVLTPNYDVVARFQGGPNAGHTLEFEGQKYVLRSIPSGIFQGDKVNIIGNGVVLDPALFKAEAESLEASGHNLKERLHISKKAHLILPTHRILDAAYEAAKGDAKVGTTGKGIGPTYTDKISRNGVRVGDILHNFDTIYSQAKARHEAILKSLNFEYDLTQLEKEWFEGIEYLKQFHFVDSEHEINNLLRDGKSVLCEGAQGTMLDIDFGSYPFVTSSNTVCAGACTGLGVAPNRIGEVFGIFKAYCTRVGSGPFPTELFDETGETICQIGHEYGAVTGRKRRCGWIDLVALKYSVMINGVTKLIMMKSDVLDTFETIKACVAYKVDGEEIDYFPYDINENVEPVYVELPAWQVDMTKMQSEDEFPEEFNAYVSFLEEQLEVPIKIVSVGPDRDQTIIRYTEE